The following proteins come from a genomic window of Schistocerca gregaria isolate iqSchGreg1 chromosome X, iqSchGreg1.2, whole genome shotgun sequence:
- the LOC126299318 gene encoding zinc transporter ZIP3-like, whose protein sequence is MEVIIFQFVCLVVLFVIMTVSGSIPIVIIWRRKNAQLSDIAGTLISVSNCVAGGVFMGMCFLGLFPFVKEKFRDVMEKMKLSTTFPIAEFVIGIGFFLILTSEQILISKKKLNSAPVKNSAHSFVASDDDKHEDESHLGLLEAEANEKQTDHELQNDDNTELQLSVSGHSHLDTILLTDNTSNQRSFMLLLAVSIHSLFEGITLGLQTDMVKLLHLFLAVLIHEVLVVLALGVNIAKRNLGVTKSFRYILMATGSIPVGMIVGLLIGTAPGLFGSVLSACLQGIAAGIFIHVTFMEIMPEEFVRNKYQLWKVLFFFIGFMLMAVVSFFLDSYK, encoded by the coding sequence ATGGAAGTaatcatttttcagtttgtttgtttGGTAGTTCTTTTTGTCATTATGACTGTAAGTGGGTCAATACCTATAGTCATTATATGGAGGCGCAAGAATGCTCAGTTAAGTGACATCGCTGGCACATTAATATCTGTAAGCAACTGTGTTGCTGGTGGTGTTTTTATGGGGATGTGTTTTTTAGGACTATTTCCGTTTGTCAAGGAAAAGTTTAGAGATGTTATGGAAAAAATGAAGCTGTCAACCACTTTCCCAATAGCAGAGTTTGTCATTGGCATTGGCTTTTTCCTTATTCTAACATCAGAACAAATTTTGATCTCTAAAAAGAAATTAAACTCAGCTCCTGTTAAGAATTCAGCTCACTCATTTGTTGCTAGTGATGATGATAAACATGAAGATGAATCTCATCTTGGACTTCTGGAAGCAGAGGCCAATGAAAAACAAACGGACCATGAGTTGCAAAATGATGATAATACGGAGCTTCAGCTAAGTGTAAGTGGTCATTCACATCTGGACACAATACTTTTGACAGACAACACTTCTAATCAGCGTAGTTTTATGTTGTTACTCGCTGTTAGCATACACTCACTGTTTGAAGGGATTACATTAGGCTTACAAACTGACATGGTGAAACTCTTGCATTTGTTCCTTGCAGTTTTAATTCATGAAGTACTCGTCGTACTCGCACTGGGTGTTAACATAGCAAAGCGTAATCTGGGCGTAACAAAAAGCTTTAGGTATATTCTGATGGCCACTGGAAGTATACCTGTTGGAATGATTGTAGGACTCCTTATTGGAACAGCACCAGGCTTATTTGGCAGTGTACTTTCAGCCTGTCTGCAAGGCATTGCAGCAGGAATTTTTATACATGTAACATTTATGGAAATTATGCCAGAAGAGTTTGTGAGGAATAAGTATCAACTGTGGAaagtattattttttttcattGGATTCATGTTAATGGCAGTAGTGAGTTTCTTTTTAGATAGTTACAAATAA